A single Leptolyngbya sp. FACHB-261 DNA region contains:
- a CDS encoding YebC/PmpR family DNA-binding transcriptional regulator, which translates to MAGHSKWANIKRQKARVDAVKGKVFTKISREIIVAARSGGGDPAANFQLRTAIDKAKAAGIPNDNIDRAVAKGSGTFNSGDSLESIRYEGYGPGGIAVLIEALTDNRNRTAADLRSAFSKNGGNLGETGCVGWMFEKKGVAVVYAPRDAKGRSTELDEEALLEIALEGGAESYELFEDDEADETGAEVFTDVSNLEALTQALQTQGYRVTSEERWIPNNQVSVAEPDQARALLKLMDALEDLDDIQTVTANFEMSDDLMAVSML; encoded by the coding sequence GCCAGAAGGCGCGGGTCGATGCCGTTAAGGGCAAAGTCTTTACCAAAATCTCGCGCGAGATCATCGTTGCAGCTCGCAGTGGCGGTGGGGATCCTGCGGCCAATTTTCAACTGCGCACTGCCATCGACAAGGCTAAAGCAGCAGGCATTCCCAACGACAACATCGACCGGGCGGTTGCTAAGGGCAGTGGCACCTTCAACAGTGGCGATAGCCTAGAGTCCATTCGTTATGAGGGCTACGGTCCTGGTGGCATTGCAGTCTTGATCGAAGCCCTCACTGACAACCGCAATCGCACTGCTGCCGATCTACGTTCTGCCTTCAGCAAAAATGGCGGCAACCTGGGCGAAACGGGCTGCGTCGGCTGGATGTTTGAGAAGAAAGGCGTCGCCGTTGTTTATGCCCCGCGCGATGCCAAAGGTCGCAGTACAGAGCTGGATGAAGAAGCTCTGCTAGAGATTGCCCTAGAAGGTGGAGCTGAATCCTATGAGCTGTTTGAAGACGATGAGGCCGATGAGACGGGGGCAGAGGTATTCACTGATGTCAGCAATTTAGAGGCGCTCACGCAGGCTCTGCAAACTCAGGGTTACCGCGTGACCAGTGAGGAGCGCTGGATTCCTAACAATCAGGTGAGTGTGGCTGAACCCGATCAAGCACGCGCCCTTCTGAAGCTGATGGATGCTCTAGAGGACTTGGACGACATCCAAACTGTCACGGCGAATTTCGAGATGTCGGATGATTTGATGGCGGTTAGCATGCTCTGA
- a CDS encoding response regulator: MSFERKTVLVVEDRSDFSGLIQYAFQEIDLEVSLQIVHDGKEAVYYLRGQQPYESRQEYPLPAMILTNKDMPGMTGLQLVAWVKKQPTLSHIPVVMMTAASEPEERRKAKDLGISFYFVKPADFDDLVNTVRMLTSELIPGDQQ; this comes from the coding sequence ATGAGTTTTGAGAGAAAAACTGTCCTAGTCGTGGAAGACAGATCAGATTTTTCTGGTCTAATTCAGTATGCTTTCCAGGAGATTGACTTAGAAGTCTCTCTGCAGATAGTTCATGACGGTAAGGAGGCAGTGTATTACCTTCGCGGTCAGCAACCCTATGAGAGTAGGCAGGAATACCCTCTGCCAGCGATGATCTTAACGAACAAAGACATGCCTGGCATGACAGGGCTTCAGTTAGTAGCTTGGGTAAAGAAGCAGCCTACCCTAAGTCATATCCCTGTGGTTATGATGACGGCGGCTAGTGAACCAGAGGAGAGGCGCAAAGCTAAAGATTTAGGCATTAGCTTCTACTTCGTTAAACCGGCTGACTTCGATGATCTGGTCAATACCGTAAGAATGCTGACTTCGGAACTCATCCCAGGAGACCAGCAGTAG
- a CDS encoding HAMP domain-containing histidine kinase has translation MKPLRPLNENTPPDVDASSKTSTSPANPEEQTNCEVQQEAHNQAEFLAELSHKLRTPLTVMLGWAQLLRSRRLDERSTIRAAENIERSAKLQALAIEELVEELRSREQP, from the coding sequence ATGAAACCGCTGCGTCCGCTCAACGAAAATACTCCACCAGATGTTGATGCCAGCTCTAAGACATCTACTAGTCCAGCTAATCCAGAAGAACAGACTAACTGTGAAGTGCAGCAGGAAGCTCATAACCAGGCCGAATTTCTAGCTGAGCTTTCCCACAAACTCAGGACGCCACTAACCGTAATGTTAGGTTGGGCACAGCTGCTACGGAGCCGCCGCTTAGATGAGCGGAGCACAATTCGGGCAGCAGAAAATATCGAGCGCAGTGCCAAATTGCAGGCACTGGCGATCGAGGAATTAGTTGAGGAGTTGCGTTCTAGAGAGCAGCCGTAG